TCGTGAGAAGGTCggaattttctggaaaacaCGATGGGAAAGATGCAGGCGAGAGGAGAGGACGAGCAGCGACCGGACGGATCTCCCTCACGGAGGACGTCACAAGGCTGCTCTCATGGGTGCCGCGACCCCTCGAGCCAAGTCCTGCCCGACGTGCCCGAGCGCAGCCTCGTCTCACATCGTTACTGTTCCACTTCCATCGCTAATTTCATTAGCGCTGCCTTTTCTTGTTTTCCCGTCTCCGTGGCACCGTGCGAAAGGCAGCGGCCGACAATCGAGGCCACCGACGGCGGAGTCCAGAGCAGACGCGGCGCTCCCACCGGGTCTCTTCGCCTTTTATTATTACGTTTCCGTGACTTCCCGAGTTAGAAAGCGCCTCGCTCAAGGGAGGAAATGAGCAGTGATCCCATGTTGCGCGTCGCACGCGACGTGAGCCTGAGCACGTGGCGGCGGACGGAGGAGCGCGTGGGGTGGGGGCGGCGACGGTCCCGGGGAGGCCCCACGTCGGAGAGGAGCATCGCAACTTCTTCTCCTCACTACTTCACAGCCTGAATCTTTCCGTGAGCGAGGACCCGGCGAGGTGCACCCTGGGAAAGGCCGCCTGCCCCGAGGAGGCCGAGCCatgtcggggggtgggggtgtcggGGGGACGCAGCGCCTCCATCCAGACGACTCGGATCGTTGGATCAAACGGAGCAGTTAACGTGAGAAGGAAAGTGTCCAGTTTTGCTGCTGCGAGAACAAAGGTCAGCAGCGAAAACTGACAGgacactaaataataataataataataataataataattcacagcGTCTCTTTGATCAACAGGAGCTTACCAGTTCCCCGCTTTCGCCCCTTAGGTGGGGGGATTTCTTAGTGAAAGAATTCAGGGTAAACCTCTTActgcagcattttgtaaaaattgCTTCCGAAGCAGCAATATTTCAGTCAAAAATCCAGCTCATTAATTGCTGTGCAGCTACTTTGCGGTAGTAACTGGAGAAAAAATGGCGACACAGCAGCAAAGAGGCATAatgagaaaattattattaaaagtctTTACAAACATGTCTCGCGATCGTCCCCCAGGAGCACCGATCAGTCCAAACATACCACCTACAGGGAAGAGTCCGGATCCAAACCGCTGCCTCACTTTCTGTTCGCATAAACGCATCAGACACATGATTTACGGATTATGGATTTGACCCCCTGAGGTCTTCTGCTGCATGTTACTCCCCCTTTTTCACATTTGAGGGAAGTGAGCAAACAGAAGAGGGTTTCTTCTAATCTCCCGCTTCGGCCGTGAGAAGAGAGCAGTTCTTACCCCGATAATCCTCTCATATTtggccaggtgtgtgtgcgcgcgccgcgATAAAAACGGCATTATGGGGGAAAATAAACGCGCTTTCAGAGATTAAAGAGACTGACCTCAATTTAGGCTGATGCTAATTAGCATCACGTCTCTTTGAATAAGGACGTCACCTGCTGAGGTGTTCCTCAGCGCCGGTCGTGGTGCGACTCACCTTCCGCTTCCAACACACCTGTTTTCCCTCCATTAACACATAATCCTCTCGGATGAACCAGAGGCTGAGAGCTGGCATGGATCGGTGTGCTCACGATCTCTTCTTTGCCGAAGCCCTGCAGCACGAATTAAGATGCCGCtgaccccctcctccccccgccCGGCCTGGTCTATGTAACACATTATATTCCATTATTAAAAAGGTAAATTCCAGTTGTGTTAATGGACTTTAACAGCGAACTGGACCTGTTGCTTTCACCGTAAAGCGTCAATAAATGGTGAGAATTAACactgaaacaaactgaaacaaaCTGAGAATAAGATGCTATGAACACAGATTTTCATGAGTTCAGGTTCATGTCTGGATTATCTGCATCATGTTTACGGGACACTTTCCTCCACGGCAAGAGGTTCGAACGCTAAAGTGCTGGAAGAAGGGCCCGGCGACGCACAGCCTTCACCTCCACCCACCCTTCCTGCGCTCAAGAGCTCGTGTCCACAGGGAACCCGCAGCATCCTCTGAGTTATGATGCTCCCCAGTGTCATGAAAATGAGCACTTTACCATAGTAAACACCTTTGACAGGCACTCGTGTGGCAGTTTGCACTTTGGTATCTATTGATTGCTGGTGTCATTTCCCAGGAATCAAAGTAATGACCTGGTTCACAAGCTCAACAGTTGAGCACCGAGAGCGACGGGACAGGACGCCCCCTGCAGGGCTCGCTCTCTGTAGGGCCACCTACAAGTCATGCGTCTTAAGCAACCGGCAGGTGAAgggtaggtggcgcagtggttacaggttCTTTACAATGCGAAAGACCTGGGTTCTGACCCCACGTCCTACTGcggtaccctcgatcaaggtactttccctgaatcgatacagtaaaaattacgctgCTGTACAAATGACTCTAAGTTACACTGGACACTGTAACTGTCTTTGGGGGAAAGAGtccgatggatggatgaataactATGTGAGACCACAGCGATGTTTACAGCAAAACCAGACAGTGCAGTGCTCTCTATCACACTGGATCAGAGCTCCTGTGGCAACGCAAACACGTCCAGCACTTCCTGTGTGTGGCGAGAAAATCAGGTTTcggggccctgctgttgtacccttgagcaagaaatTTAAGCAAAGCTCTTCAGTTGCAATAATTTTCAGTGGTGTAAAAGTTTACACGCAAATGGAAGTGTACTGTAGAGTAGCTACACTGACTTTGTTTTGAGGatgaaaaatacaagaaaattaaaatgcattaatgtgaCAGTTGAGCGGGAGAATGAATAAAAAGGTGCTGTCACAAGCGCTCTTAGTTTAATCTCCCTAATCACGTCCTGTCGGGATGAATTATCGTCCGGCAGCAAAGTGAGTGCGAAGCTCTGTGTGGGACTGAGTCCTTTAAAGTGTCTTCGTGAACAGAGCGTGGGGGGAAGTGCAGCTCCACTCATATGCCGTATGTAGACTGACCACCCTCACATATCGTATAAAGGGCACAGAACAAACTGCGCTGTGCAAAAAATCCAGAAAGACTTTGCATGAATTCATACTCTGGTGGAGGTTCAGCACTGAAATAAATAGTACAGTTAGAAGAAAATGAGCAACAGGACAGATGGGATGTTGTGTCAAAGCCCAGAGGTGTAAAGACGCACGCAGACATACGGCTCGGCGACTGCTGTTACAGGGCAGCAGCTGCTTTAccgacacaaacacaaacacacggtctgaaaccacttgtcccaagcagggacagagcaaaccagagtctaacccagcaacacggggtgcaaggctggagggggaagggacacagccaggatgggacaccagtctgtcacaaggcaccctaagcgggactcgaaccgcagagcTGCCGGAGAACAAGACCGggtcaaacccgccgcgccgcgccgctgcacccccccaacacaaacACCCTTCTAATTCTGCACTGCCAGCGTTGTCTCAGTGCAGTGCGATACGCTGGCTTCGTAGCTTACgaacacagctgggaccagaAGTTTGTTCGtattttgatttgttcataacttcTGGGAAACCAGATGCttctatgagacgtacgtcgctttggagaaaagcgtccactaaatgaataaatacacatgtaaatgtaaactcttcCCAAAAAGTGACAATCAATTAAAGCTTAATAATTGATGTCCCTCGATTTATTTCTGCCTTTGTTTCGGTGAAGATCTTGGATATAGCtgtactttgtaagactttttaTTGTGATGTTTTATTAGGTTcaagatataaatatttaaagtaagtgaaaataaaaatctgtcatGTCTCTCCACAGACTCCTCTTCAGCTGCTGATCAATACAACCGATAATAATGTACAAgcttcctcatcttgttatcaATCGccgacactcaggaacagcagacaggagctgtaaacactgtggtagtgagttgaattaaggtggttccACACTCCTATTCTGTCTGGATGCTCTTTATCGCCTCTGTTGGCCGAGAGGATAAACACACGTGTTGAAAATTGTACCATTTGCTGAGATACACTTTTCACATGGAGCCAGCAAAGGAGATATTATGCATGGATatgtacagtgattattaattaGTCAGtgagctgatgcttctctccaaagtgattcacccatttgtccagctgggcaacttttactCTATGAGTTGAGGGTAAGTGATTTAATGAAGGACACTGtagcagcaagaggtgggactcaaaccagctCCTACGAGTACGAAGCGGTGTCTCTGcctactatgctacctgctgaaGTTGTCCGTGAAGATGTAGACCCTCTATAAATAGCGGCGCATCCGGTGAAtaatcctcctcctcctcctcctcctcctcctcctccgacgCTCCATTGAGAGCAAACAAGAAAGAATCACGATTCGGTGTGACAGAATTCCTCTCGAGACGCAGCTCGTCTCCATGCGGGTGGCGGTCGAGGGCCTCACGGTGCAATTAGCAACCTGACTGACATGGATACAATTAGAGTGCAGCTGAGAAGCCTGTACACTTGACTACGGATCCAAACACTCGACGAGCTCTGGTTCCCGAGCGGCGCCGGCGCTCGTTCCCGAACACACGGTAACCCAGGGTATGACCGTGTTACGCGTGTCACGCCACAGAAAGAATGATTTCTGTCGCACAGAACGGTCAGATGAGGTGGTCGTTAACAGAGCGGACCACAGAGACTGCGTAACGTTGTGTAACGTCATGTATCATTGCGTCACACTGTTACATTGCGTTACGTTACGTTACGCTGCGTTACGCTGTTTTACGTTGTATTATAGTGTCTTAGATCACATTTGGGAGTATGAGCtaaaatatttgcagaaaatTGAAATTCattctagggggtgcggtggcgcagtgggttggaccgcagtcctgctctcccgtgggtctggggttggggtgccttgcgacggactggcgtcccgtcctgggtgtgtcccctacccctccggccttacgccctgtgttaccgggtaggctccgtgaccccgtatgggacaagcggttctgaaagtgtgtgtgtgtgtgtgaaattcattctgtaaatatgaaagaagaaaggatcaaacttttgactaaaaaacacatttcacgcAAAGGTTTGTGTCTGAGCTCCCTGCTTTTCCCACGGTGACCTTCAGCCTTAAGTGAGCTTTGATGAGAAAAATAGATACTGATGCAAAGCTTCTCTGTGTCCTGGAACCATTCACTGGGctgcaaaacatgcaaacatgaatgaatgaataagaaaataaataaaggaacacATAAGAACAAGGTCGGTGCTGCAGGAATGACAAAATCAAAGGGAAAAGGTCAGAACGAGGGCTGAACGTTCCTCTCGAACCGTGAGCCACGGCCCAGACCTCGACATATCCGCTCCTCTCCGATGACAGGAACACGAAGGAAGGAAATTCAGTGAAGAGGAGCTGAGAGACTCATTAAGTGGTGAAAGAAGAAGCTCCGAACTGTGAACATCAGCGTGTTCAACTTTGCTCCAGAAATAGGCGATTGATTGTGTAGCAGCTGTgtaatattcatattatttattccattgcCTACATGCTTTACAATTGCCCTTAATTAGATGTTCTCTGCATCAGTCAACGTGTAATCAGTTGTGTCGCACATGTATTTGCAGAGGCTTTCGATTATGAATATATATGTGGGAATGAAGCACTGACGGTGATGTCGGCGACTCGGGTGCtgcaggtaaatcagtgttaaatGGAGCCATTGTGAAACGCTGCCGCTTTTAGTGTATTTTTCTCCACTGTTTTCATACTTCACTCAATGTTTAcggattttttttcaataaccATGAATTTATTGCTGGCATTAAAAAAGCTTGCGAAAGTGCAGCTGAGCTTTTTACTGCGTTCCCCGACTGTAATTTTGTTATTGTCCATAATTTTGTGCACCATGTCGTCACGCGGAGCCTGTGAGCTGCGAGGATGAGAGCAAAGAGCAGACATGTGGGTGAGACTGCGCCCTGTCTGAGTGTGAGTgagtatgtgtgcgtgcgtgtgtctgggtctgaaaataaacagtgtgcctgtgtgtgtgtgtgtgtgtgtgtgtgtgtgtgtgtgtgtgtgtgtgtgtgtgtgtgtgtgtgtgtgtgttcttctctaGATCTCTGCAAAGCTGCAGATCCACCAAAGCCATGTCTGTTAAACCTTACTGCCTGCTGAGGTTCCGCCTCGAGGAGCCGTTGTGAGGAAACACACATCAGAGCTCACGCACTCGGACCGGCGAAggtgaataaacacatttctccGACACATTTCTTTACGCTTTCATATTCCAACTTTGTGGATATGGGAAGATCTTGACGGTGCTCACCGGTGTTGGCTGACCAGCCCAGGTCGAGGGTCATGGGTGcccgccccccacccctgtACCCGAGCCACATGTAACGCATAAAGAGTGATGAAACATGAATTACCTCTCACCGCGAGCTGCGGAGGGCGCCGCCGAGCTCCTGACGGATCATACCTCGCACTCTCTGGATCCCGAGATGGTGCAGGTGCACGGGCTCGTACCGTTCACCAGCACGTCCATGGTGTCTGAGCTGCTCGGGTTGTAGCTCATATAATACTCCTGCAGCTGAGGGCTCAAGgtcggctccggctccggcgcCTTTTTGCGGCGCTTGCGTCCCGCCgagtgctgctgcagctgccgcACGGTGCCAGGGTAGCGGCGCCACGACACGTAGATCACCAGCAGGATGAGTGCCACCGAGAGGAAGAGTGCCACGCTGCCCGCCACAATCTTGTGGAAAGACATGTGCTCGAACGGTGGCTCGGGGGTGACGGATAGGCtgttggggggcgggggcgcgCTGGGCGGGGGTCGAAAGCCCCTGTTGGTGAGAGCGGGGGTGATCGGTGGGGGTAGCAGCCTCGGTTTGGGAGAAGCGGGAAGCGCTTGGGTGGCAgtggcaggaggaggaggagggggcggggctctgGTTGTGGTCGTGGTCGTGGTCGTGGTCGTAACTGGAGCGGCGGTGGCCACCGGCGTCAGGTTCGGGGCCTCATCCTCGCAGATGGTGTAATTCCTCACAGCTTCCATGACCTTCTCCCCCTGGAGCGACTTGGGGCTGCTGCATATCATCGTCGTGTCCTTGCTGCCCCTGAAGCTCCGCAGCcaggccaccagggggcagatGCTGGGGCTGCAATCCCACACGTTGCCCGCCAGGCTGATGGCCGTCAGTGAAGTCCAGGCATCAACGGTCTCCCGAGAGACGTTGCTTAGCTTATTGGACTCGAGATTCAGGATCTGCAGGTTGGGCAGGCACTGAAAGACAGCCGGATCCAACGCCTGGATCTCGTTCCCCGAGAGGTCCAGCTTCTGCAGGGTGTGCCAGGTCCAGGGCAGGCCCTGGCTGACCGCGCGGATGCGGTTCCACTGCAGGTAGAGCGCCCTCAGGTTGAGGAGCCGCGGAAACAGGAAGAAGTTGATCCTGGAGAACTGGTTGTGCTCGAGGTGCAACTCGGCCAACTTGAGCAGCCCCAGGAACGTGGTGCGGGTGAGGCTGCGGATGCGGTTGTAGCCCAGGTCCAGGAACTCGAGGCTGCGACACTCGAGGAAGGCGCGCACCGGGACACCCGTCAGACCGTTGGAGCGCAGGTGCAGGCTCTGCAGTTTGCGCAACCCCTGGAACTGCCCCGgctgcagctcctgcagctggTTGTAGGACAGGTCCAGGTTGCGCAGGTTGGGCACGCCGTGGAACGTGCTGTTGTGGAGCTGCGAGATCTTGTTGGAGCTCAGGATGAGCTCCTTGAGGCGCCGCACGCCCTGGAAGGCCCGGCCGTCGACGGTGCCGATGGAGTTGTGGTCAAGGTAGAGCCACACGAGTTGGCTGAGGTGGGCGAACTGGTAGGGCAGCAGGATGGTGAGGCCATTGTAACGCAGCGACAGGCCCTGGCAGCCCGTCGACACATTCTCGGGGACGTCCTGAAAGCCGGCGGACTCGCAGTAGACGATCTTGCCTTCGCAGCGGCACGCGTTGGGACACATTCGCTCGGCCCAGCAGAGCAGCGCCAGCGCCGATGCCCCGACGAGGAGGCCGATCCCGAGCGGTGAGCCTGCGGAGACATGACAAGAGATGCGGGAGATGTCAGGACCCCGAGTGTCCTCGTGCTCCCCACCGCCCCGCCACCCCCACACCCGCCACCAAGGCCGGGAATGACTGACATCTGCTGTCACATCGATTTGTGGAGCGTTTTACTCGGCGGCGTTCGCAAATCCCCCCAAAGCGAGGTGAAGCTCTTTGTTCCGCGCTGAGCGCCGCTGCTGATACGGAGGCGGGGATGTCTCCGCGGCAACAGGGGATCAGTGTAACATGTCACATTTTCTAAACACCGGGGAGAGAAGCATAAGTGCTTTAATTTAAGAATGGCGGCGCCACATTAACATGTGAGCTGAGAAAATTACCGTTTTGCTGAAGGTTTAGGAGGAACCTCCCAAAGTGGGACGCGTCCTTCTCTCCGCGGAGCAGCCTCCACGTTTCGGAGCCACCTGTGCGGTCCGTCTTTATTTTCCGCACATGCGTTTAGCCTTCGGAACTCTTCTCCCGTTTGCTTTTATCCGTCACGAGGTCTTTACCGCACAAATGTCACCTGTGACAATAAATCGGCGAAGAGGAACGGACTCGTAATGACCGAGGTGCCAGAGACACAACCGAAGTTTGCAGGCaaagccatttttcacagtattttgCGTTGTTAACAGCCGCCGCTGCCATCGTTCCCAGGGTTACACAAACCGGTGCGGATCACTCTCAACGATGGCGTCTATCAGCCTCGGGGTTAATGATCGCCTAATTGGCATAAGAATGAAGGCTTGCGTAATAAAATTGGCCTTTGAGGGCCTTATCTGGAGCGCTTGTGGTGAAAATTGCCGTTCTAATGAGTGTTGCTGGCGATGGGCACCTGGGTCCCTTTCAAGGGTTTGCCCCCGCTGGTTAAATTGACACTTGAATGCCactatttcactgttttttccaCGTCATATGACTTGTTTTGTGGTCATTCCTCAATTTAGATCAGACCCAGCGGGTGTGGAGGCCCACGGAGAGACTGCCACAGCAGTGCAAGCGGGATCGGGGATCGGGGATCGGGTCCAGGACCGGGCGCTGCACACCCCGGATACCTGCGGGCCACCTCTGCCTCACCGGGCGACACCGGAAAACCACGAGTGGAATTTGCATAACGAGCCATTCATACGCAGCCATTAATGTGCCAGCGATGCTGAGCAGCTCACTGCGGCTCAACGCTATTGTGAGGTTTTCTGTTTCCACACAATTGCAagtattttttctcatttactgcACTTACAATAGGAGCTctgcacactaagctacttagaactATTTACCCACGTATTTACCAGGGCAAGGAAAGTACAATAAGCCCTACAGTGCAAGAGGCATTCAAACCCgcgaccttcagattgcaaggtaaCGGACCGAACGACCACAACACCTGGTGCTCCCCCTCAtcagctttacactgatttacccattcatgcagctgagTGGTTTTTACTGTCCGTTCAGGGTAAACGCCTTCACCAAGGGTCCGACAGCAGGACTGAGACTTAAAGCCACAACCTTCACGTGGCAGGTGAAGAGCGCCAGCGCCACCGCCACCCACTTCACCACCCGCTCTGCCTACGTAAGTGATGATATTTACGTAAATGAACGATGGAGCAGATTGCGCTACCCTGCAAATACCGTATTTcccaaaataaatcaaattggACTTTTAGAGGCTTTCGGCTGAAAGGCTTCATTGTGGCACGATCCTCCAGAACAGGAGGGCCTCACCGGCGCACACGGCGCCCCCACATCCTGCTCGCTGCAAAGCAGGTGGGCTGTGCTGCTCTGGAGGAAGAGGCTACGGGGACGCTGCGCACGGGGGCCTTTCTGCTAGGGATGACAGGAGGCCTCCTGGAACCCGGAGCTCATGACGCAGCACGCCAAGCGGGCCTCATGCGCCGGGAGAAAATTAGCGAAAATTAACCTGGTGGCGGAGCGCAGAAGAACAACGCGCTTACGTATCTGCTCACCGTGGAGAAACGCTGCGATTCGGCGGACGGTTCGCACATGTCGCTCTTAGCAAGAAAACGGACAACAAAGTGTACAGGAAGCGGGGTCGGTGAAACTCAGTGTGTCAGTGCGTGTGCTTCCCACGGATATCAGCGGACGTACAGCGTAGAGTAACTGCAATGATACGCAGGGGTGTGATTGTAGCtgtaccctaccctaccctgcAGTGCTTGTAGTTTCAGTGCATCAATATAGGaaaagatgtaatttttggaTGTGGTGAAACTTGGAGATTGTTCAATAGtgatgcatatgtgtgtatgctgagtcttttctccccATAGGCGGGACTTTGTACGTGTGCACCGGAGTGCATCAGCCAGTCTTCTGTAAGTTTCCCACGTGATGTATCGAATAAAAACTTCGAAGGTGTTTGAAACCAACCTGGACGGATATCGTTTGTCGTTTTCTGGAGCCCTAAGTGCCTAGGCGAACCCTGCGAGAACGCTCCGTTACAATATGGTTACCATGGATACAAGGTACCGTAGTTCCCATGTACAGTGAAGCAGTACAGCTACGTAGGCTTGGGTGGCGTGAACATTTCTGTACATGAAGCATGTGTCAGCTGCGGCTATTCGGGACACGTATGTACTCTCCAGATGGATCGGCGCGCTCGTGCGGCGCTGCGCTGTTCTTTcagcccccccagccctgctggAGAAGCACAATTACTGGACTCCACGAGAGGTAATGAAAAGAGATCATAAGGTTcccagtttttttcctccctcattTCAATTTCTCAACCAGCGAGAGTGCACAGATGTGCGGTCGAGGGCGATCCGGCACGCTCCGCTATTTATGGACTCAATTCCGCTAATGACGAGCCAGTCGCCGTGCTTCTCGCGCACCGCACCGTAACTGGGAATCAGTCAGCATATCAGTGCGGCTCTGCACTCGAACCTGGAGCAGCCCCCAGGGGAGGCGAAGTTAAAGTAGCGATATGATGAGCAGAAATCTGGCTCCGGGCGCAACTTCAAGCACCTTCGCACGGCACACAAACTAATCAGGCCCGATTGGCTTAATGCCGCGGGTTCGCCGTATCCCGGCACGCTCTGCCGCTCGGGGCCAATCCGCCCGGGAGCCCATTTGAATGTCGCATCAATTTCCTTGAGTGCTTTCCCTGAGTCACCCGGGGAAGCGGATCGGGCCGCTCAGCGCCAACGTCAGCACCGGCGCCAAAAGATGTGGCTCCCGCTGGGCCTCGACCCCCCCGAACCGAAATGGCCGCACAGGGAAGGATGCCGGGCCCAGCAGAGCCCCGCTCTATGACCGTCCCCAAGGCCTCATTTGCATAGATAATATAATTCGACGCGCAAAACTAATTTGAATTTAATATGTTGTTTATTCGTCGCCGAGCGGCGCCGAGCCTCCAAACGAGCCTTGCGGCG
Above is a genomic segment from Scleropages formosus chromosome 17, fSclFor1.1, whole genome shotgun sequence containing:
- the LOC108921825 gene encoding leucine-rich repeat transmembrane neuronal protein 4-like; amino-acid sequence: MGSPLGIGLLVGASALALLCWAERMCPNACRCEGKIVYCESAGFQDVPENVSTGCQGLSLRYNGLTILLPYQFAHLSQLVWLYLDHNSIGTVDGRAFQGVRRLKELILSSNKISQLHNSTFHGVPNLRNLDLSYNQLQELQPGQFQGLRKLQSLHLRSNGLTGVPVRAFLECRSLEFLDLGYNRIRSLTRTTFLGLLKLAELHLEHNQFSRINFFLFPRLLNLRALYLQWNRIRAVSQGLPWTWHTLQKLDLSGNEIQALDPAVFQCLPNLQILNLESNKLSNVSRETVDAWTSLTAISLAGNVWDCSPSICPLVAWLRSFRGSKDTTMICSSPKSLQGEKVMEAVRNYTICEDEAPNLTPVATAAPVTTTTTTTTTTRAPPPPPPPATATQALPASPKPRLLPPPITPALTNRGFRPPPSAPPPPNSLSVTPEPPFEHMSFHKIVAGSVALFLSVALILLVIYVSWRRYPGTVRQLQQHSAGRKRRKKAPEPEPTLSPQLQEYYMSYNPSSSDTMDVLVNGTSPCTCTISGSRECEV